CCCTGCATGAGAAGCACACATGCAAattaatgtgtctgtgtgtgtgtgtgtgtgtgtttattgttcgTGTATGTGTGTCCAATCTTGACGTATAAAAAGTGGTTTCGTAACATctccagatgtgtttttttccctgtaaGCCGGGATTGAGAGATTTACTTCCTGATTACATGGCGTACAtaacacacatgctcacactcagacacacacactcacacacacacagatgttacaTTGTCGGTAGTGTATTACAATGAGACAAATAATGCAAATGTATTTCATGGTTAGTGGTCAGTGGTATCCTGTTGTTGTAGTACAGGAAGTGTGACATCATCGGTTGGCATAGCACCACAGACGGTCGCCGAAGAAACGATGAGGAACACAAGAATTCAGACAGCGTGATGTGGATTAGAGACCTGTAAATCCGCCAAGAATGaccatcacacacatacacacacacacacacacacacacacacacacacacacacacacacacacacacacacacacacacacacacacacacacacacagtaacattTTTACTTATGAAACATTGattgttttaaatcaagttttacaTCCATCACATGAATAActcccctctttctttttcttttttctttctttctttctttccttcttactttctttctttctttctttccttctttctttctttctttctcccctcACCTCCCTCTCAGGTTTATGAACTCGAGGGTCCCGGCCAGTAAAAGATACCAGCCCACTGACTACGAACATGCTGCCAACTGTGCCACACATGGGgtgagcaaaacaaacacaaatcgaCAAAGTAGGAACACACACTTTCAGAGTAGATTCTAGCATCTATGCTGATTTTTTTGGTGTATTATCATTTGGGTTAAGTGTGTGTACAGATGGAATTAAGACGTCTCTGTTTGGGGCTTATTGTGTATCTCTGTATTAAGCTTATTTGTGACCATTATGCAATCTTATAGTATTTCCATATACCTTATAATGATGTTATTATGTGTCCAAAACTTACCTAGAAAGTGTAataaaagggaaatgtttgagTCAATGAAACAATACTTTCCAAACCATTTTAAAGAAATCTCATCAGTGATATATTTGCTGGTTTAATGCCTCTGCAAATTAATTCAGCTTGGTTTATTCAAACAGGCTTCCACATGTAGTATATGTTTCCAATCCTAGCTCTGGATTGGTGCAGTCACCTCTTTATATGaagttcattttcatttattttgcacGAGACCATTAGATCTTATTctgctttttaaatttaattgaTGGAATGTCCGGTCTTTTATCTTGATATTGAGTCAATAAATAGCGTTTAAATTGAACTGGGTTTGTCCATTTAGAGATGCCGATTAAAATGTAGAGGATTGGTATGAACTAGGTGAAAAACGAAGGATTTTTTGGCTGTGCCGGAGAGGCAGTCGGCTAAAATCTGTGCCTGTAGCTTTCTCTAATCTGCTGTAATCCCTGTGGGCTTCTGCCTCTgacagagggagacagtgaATGAAACAGACCGAAATAGATGAAAGAGAACATGAAAATAATGACTGAAGCTTAAAAAGAGCTGAGGCTTTATTGAGAAATAGTTCAATGATTCTTGTcgttattcattcattcactctgCCATCTTTTGCAAACAAGTATTACATCATCAGTTACAATATCAGTTAAAGGAATAGTTTTATATAtatgtttgaaaaatatttgctttaatgTAGAGTTCAAAGAGAAGATTGATAACACCTCAACTGTAAGGAGTTTGTTAGTTTAGCATTTAGAATGGGAGCGGGAAAAACAGCCAGCCAGGCTCTGTTATCGGACAGTAGTTCacgcctcaggacccaccaccaactcttTAATGACAAATCACAACCCACAtttctgatatatatatatttttttatcagcatatttttattaaagcaagtttaaaacatacagtgcaattgggatgcagtcaacatttgtctttttttcctcagaaacattcaaaaacccagTATCACTTCGCCCTATAAACAACCCTCCCAGACCAACAAATAGACCTCTTAGTTTaaagacaagaataaaagtGCAAGATTGGAaaactcacagaaaaaaaattaaaacataaaaaaaaaaataaaaaaaaaaataaaataaaataaaataaaataaaatacaataaccaaatgaaataaataaataagcgtgaaaaaataaaagtacatttgaGAGTAgtatcaaaaaaaataaaaaattactaataattaataataatgaaaattgacaagacaaacataaataaaaaatgaataaataaatgaacaaacaacattaacagGAATGGAAGTCGTTATGTGTATACAACATAAGTATATAGGAAAAACAGTATAACCTGTAAAAGAGACAaaatcactcacacacactgctcaactTGATCTATAAAAGGAAAGACAACAGCTGCTCACATCCAGGCTACCACGTAAGCGGCTGAAGAACCCGCGTTCAGAAAGAAGTATAGTCAGAACATAAGGGAGGGAGGcgggagaaagaggagggggattTCTGATATTCTTTAACCAATGAGATTAATTCAATGAAATGTAGTGCAGTTTGGAgctcagatggtacaaaacgtgaaaaaacaaagatacaaaacaaaacaaacccttTTTCCTCTTAGGCCCGCCTTTTGGACCCACTGACAacggctctgcgacccacttttggctCTTGACCCactagttgagaaccactgctatAGGCTACCTATTAGCAATTCATAAAACAGCAAATGACACTCACTGTATAAAAGATGATTACTCGGCTAGAAATTTCCAGTTAATATGCTAACCTAAGCAGTCTTAGGCTGAAATCGCTCTATCGTGGTATAGTAGTAGCTTCTTATTTAGCCTGAATTTGGGAGTCAGACAATTTGACATCCTGGGGAACAAtgtatttgatttgttgttgtgattttaaAGAGAAGATTGAAATGTAAAGGTTATCTCGAAGTGTGTGCATTATGAGGTAATAAAACTATAATGCTGTGTCTTTCTGATCTTTCCTAGTTGTGGATCCTCCCCAGTCTTGTGGGGGGGTCTGTGctctacttcctgtctgtggACCAATGGCATTGTGTTGCTGCCTGGCTCTACGGGAGCGGTCTCACTGGCCTGTTTGTCACCTCAACTCTCTTCCACACCGCTGCCTGGAAAATCAGCCACCTCcggtatatttgtgtgtgtgtgtttgtgtgtttctgagaaaaaaacactcaggggttttatgtctttatttcccACTCAGACGTACAGTTTGTTAATTACAGCACAGCTAGTGGGCCAGAGATCAAAGAACAGATGTGACCTGGTAATGAATGTACTTAACATCTTCTTCAGCTCAAatcctctaaaaaaaaactaaacagtgAAACACACGTTCATGCACAGACTATAGGATTTTCAACACTTTTCATTTCCAAATTCACTTTCAACTTTTCTGCCAAAACCCTTTCCGTTCAGCTCTTTCGTATTTCTGTAAGTCCAGTTTCTGAATGCAGTCAAGGGCTTTATTGAGGATGTGTGCCAGATCGGTTTGTTCAGCAGTCAATTGGACATGGTCACGGCAAAATCTATTGATCATCTTTCCCATCTCACGGCACAGTCCTTGCAAAATTGTTTCTGTGGCTAAATTTTCTGTCTAAGCGCCACACGAAGAGCAGAAATGTCTCCTCAAAAGTCTGGCGATCTAGCGTTGTGTGAGAGTTTAAGTTCCTCTTGAAGTAGTTGTTAGCTCATTTATTTCTGGCTTCTTTCTTGAGGAATTTAAGGTGGACAGTGAACTTGGGTGTGTAACGACAAAATGATGTAACTATGGTCgaataaatgtgcaaaataagTGACAATCTAGGGAGAGATTAGGAACATGTCTACTTCAATCCTCAAATCCCGAGTGCTCaaatcttttttatatttaagtctTTAATGGATTTGTGTGTGACATGTTGTATGtctattttcctttttgcttAGGCCTGTTGTAATTAtaaatttaatgtattttattgtattttaaatcttaacGATTGCATTTTAGGTGGAGGTGAGGTGGTACAGCTGGAAATTAGCCGTAAAGGCTAAAGCTGCTTCTTTTACTGTCGTTTGAAATTAAAGGTGGACTGTCCAcgaaacaataaacaaataaactaaactagaTATAGAAATGACCGTCATTATCACTTGTGTTTTCAGTTACTAATCAATCGAGAAGCATCAAAATGATAATGTATTTCCAAGTTCTCCATTTTCATCTATTTGCAACCCAGAGCAGTAAGCAGTATGACTTAAAAGCATTACATCTTCACACCCTAAGAGTGTCAATAAAGGAAAATGGCACCTGTGTGATTAGGGGGAAGTCTCTGTCCAATAGTTTTTTTGTAGAGTTAAGTGTTAATAAATTAACATTAGGCGATGAAAGATAAATAACGGTCTCCCATCTCTCCTCCGCTTTGTCTTATTTAGGAAGGTGGAGCAGCGTTTCCACATGTGCGACAGGATGGCCATCTACTTCTTCATAGCTGCCTCCTACTCACCCTGGTGGGTCATGTTTCTGAAATCATTTGCAGTCTGGTGGATAACACACGGCTAAGAAATCAAAAAGTGAACTTTGCTGACGTGTTTCCCTCAGGTTAATGCTGAGGGAGCTGGGACCCTGGGCGTGCCACATGCGTTGGCTGATATGGGTCATGGCttgtgttggatccatgtatgTCTTCCTTTTCCACGAGAGGTAAGGACAAaagtctctctttgtgtctcacaGCGTGTCCTGGTGTGACATAATTAACCAGAAACCAAACTCCTGTCCTTGAATGTTTACTGCAAACACTGAACTGCTGTTTGAAGCATAAAACAATTACatcaaattgttttttctttcctgcagGTACAAGCTGGTTGAGCTGTTTGGATATGTGGCCATGGGGGCTGTTCCTGCTTTGGTCATCCTGTCTATGGTGAGCACCAACCACACAACTGTGTAACCAGTGTGTCTTCTCTTCAAACAGGCTTCCTGCTATTGTTTGTGTCTCAGATCGTGTCagtatttaaagaaacaaactttttttttttttgttgttgagtccATTACAGAAATACCACATGCTTTTACCGTAATGTATCTGACAACTATTTTCCAAAGTGTATATTTTTAGCTTGACTTCCTTTTTCTCCACAGAGCCATCAGTTTCTGTTTACGTAAAAACAACTTGGTTTTAGAACAAACCTTTACAGATATTTGTGATTTGTgccatgtacagtatgtgggtGTGAAAATGTCTTCTGGCCATGTTTGGGTACATTTTGATTAATCTAATTCCTCTAATCTTTTGCTAAACTAATTTTTAATGAAGTGACAAAATATGGACGAGAGATCAAGTACAGTGACTCCGATTAGCAGACAGCGTTTTGTACTCACTCAAAACAGCCACATGCATAATTATAAATTACACATAACTTGAATTCTTAATGTAATACAGACTGTTTGGATACATATCAATTCAACCTCTTTACTGTTGTCATGAGTGGGGAGACTTGCAGTGAGAAGCTCAATTGGGGGCGCTGGGTAACCTAGCGTTTCAGTTGCGTACTCAATATACGGTCCTCGAAGCGGAGCGGTCGGTGTTTGAGTCCGACTcctggctcttttcctgcatttcCCCATTATCTCTCCCTGATATCCTAATTTATACACAGTCCTCTTAAATAAAGGTATAATAGAATAAACGCTAATTCAATGCTCATTTATACGTCAGCATGATAACGCGGGAGCCTGCGCATGGTGACCCTTGGACTCCTAAGCCTATTACTGTAAGAAATCTACATCATAGTTGTGTCATTGTGAGCATGTTTTGGCACGATGAGATTAGCATTAAGCTAATAACGTAAGCTTGTTTACTAAAGCAGTCCTCTGGGTCTTTGTTGACGTAAAGAGAGTAAAGCATTTTTCCTGTTTGCAGATAGAAATAatacatatgttttttttaaagtaagaattGTCCGAGCTCTATATTCATCTATAAACCAAACTCTGATACGACTGTTTGAAATGTTCCAGGTGGAGCGAGCAGGCGTGTGTGAGCTAGCAGTGGGAGGAGTCTTCTACGTGGTGGGTGTGGTCTTCTTTAAGAGCGATGGCCTCGTCCCTTTCGCCCACGCCATCTGGCATCTTTTTGTCGCAGCAGGAGCGTGCATCCATTACTACGCCATCTGGAGGTACCTGTACTTACCCGGGCCACTGCTGCAGACATCAAGGTGACTAGCGGCTCTACAACACGCCGACTTATGAGGCTACACCTCAAGAGATGCTGCTGAGATGATCCAACAGGTTGGATTAATCTCCCACCGGTGGGACCAAACACTCTTAGTGATAAACTACGAATcacttcaacattttaaaagtgaaataggAAGCAGCCCTGGATATATTATAACATGTAATCGCTAAATGGGGGATTTCTTTTGCAGAGAGGGCAACAAAGAAAGTGCAAGAAATTTTAGACGACTGATGTttgattcaaaaacattttgggaaatTAAATTATTCGCTTTCTTGCCAAGAGCTTCATAAGAACATTGACCGTGAATGGAGTTGGAGAAAgggatgagagagtgggggtTGGGGATGACAGGCGGCTAATCACCGTTGGATGGGAATTGAACCAAGGGCCGTCCCAAGTTTCAGGGCTACAGCCTCAAGTGAAGTGTGATTTAAGAAACTTGACACCACTTACATGTAAAAATTCCctctgttagcttagcttagcacagagAATTAAAATAGTTGAAAACAACAAGGCTGGCTCAAAGTAATAGACACACTGTATCtcatttatgcagaaaaaatgaaatgtaaatgatAAGTTGGCGGATGATTTTATTAATTCCCGGAGAtcatttttttggcttttatgtgatcattaaaaaaaggaaggtcAGGAAAAATCGGAAAAGGTTAACAGACTGGGTGAATAGAATTTGAATAGCGCTGATGCTATAATGACTCAGCCAGTTGCATACAATATGTGCCACCAGGTGAGCTACCAGGGCACACTTACAGGGCTGTTTGATTGGCCAGTGACTTCCAGGAGTCTTGCCTTCACTGTGAATTCAGTAATTTAATTTGAATCTGAACTTAACAGAAagctttatttttgttgttcagGTAGCGGagaagtagaagtagaagtTCTGTCATTAAACTCTTGGCAAGAAAGCAAATGATCGTATAAAATGTGACACTGTTTCTTGAAATACAAATCTCTGTAACTGACCTGACAACATGCAGTTTGACACTAAACCTCCTCAACTATTCACTTCAGCCTTTTCAAATATTCCATCCGTAAATGTGCCAAAACTTACTTCACTGACATTCCAACTTATTGGTGCTAACCTCTCTTGGAAGAGCAACGTTTAACTTGctctcatttcatttcagttttgtcCGTTTTTTTGCACAGAAACAAAacgtaaaaaaaatgtagagtTGGCACCACAGTCGACAAACGATGTTCCAGTTTTAGGGCCGATATATTTGATATTCCTCAGaaagctttgtttttaaactctCAGTGAATGATATCTTTCTCCTCACTGCtttcataaacaaacatgtgCAGGATAAACACTGTCTTAGGAGGCAGACTTTGAATTGGCCTCTGTAGAAATGGCCTGGTTGTCATTCTGTCCAATCTTCACAAATTAGCACTCAAATAAACTCCCTGATTGACTCTGAACTCTTATGTCTGATTTTACAATGCAGAGAATTTCTTGTTTAAAGGTCTTTCTTGTGTTCCGGTTGTTTTGTTAAAGTCTCTAGCGCAGAGCACCTTTTCCATCAGCCGTGATGTATAGAGTTTCTGAAAATCCGAAAATGAAATATTGAACACACAGGTGGTTTATTACTGATGAAATATGCAAATTTGTACTTTAATAGTTTTAATTTGAATACTCTGTAAAGCACTGTGTAGTTTAACTTTCAGGGTATTATCAAACAATTAGTAGTTTGAccgtttgtcttttttaatctcAGAAAACAGAGCAATTACTCAGGAAGTTAGTGTTtctcttgtctttatttttttaatcaaaggaTCTATTTTGTCAAATTTTATTTTCAGTGCATTAAAGAAGAGTCTATATTACATTTGGATGAATCTgtgtattttttgggggggaggggaaaaACACTTCATCACttcaaataatcaaataatgtCATTTATTTACAAAGGTGATGTGCAGTAATCAATCAAGTGCCCATTTCATAAagaaatcattattttcacACTGATCCAAATGCAAACTGATTGattgtgtatcagtgtgtgtgtgtgtgtgtgtgtgtgtgtgtgtgtgtgtgtgtgtgtgtgtgtgtgtgtgtgtcactgtgggtgTGTGAGGCTGGTGAGAGCTCGCAGTCGCAGCGGCATGGCCACATTGGTGTCTTGGTGCCACTGGGGTGAGGCGATGTGAGTAGGCGGAGTCAGGACGCTCTGAGCCACTCCGGGCGCCTTCAGCAGCGACCACAGCTCCTCCCCTcttgttactatggcaacaagGTCCTCTTCATTGTTGCACCAGGGCACAGACCCTCCTCTGGTTACTGTTCTCAACTTGGAGAAGAACAAAGACACCCTAAAATAGATAATAAACAGCGAAATTAGATTTACAGCTCATCTTGCTTTTCTGATTGTAGAAACATTTGGAATGTGTAGCAGACAGTCACCGTGGTATAAGGTCATGTGATCTGGACGCCAGCTTAGCCAGAGCGCTCATGAGAGTGGTGATGACTCTGGGGGCGGGGCAAACGGCTCCAGGTGTTGGGGCAGAGGAAGTGATCTCAAACAGCACAGCCTCTAACGTctcaaaacaggaagtgatgagcCTCACGGAGCAACGGGAGTCACAGGAAACGGAGAGGTACTCCCCGAGCACCCACACCTGAAAGTTCAAGATTATTGTGGTGTCATGTGATGTtatacttctaaaaaaaaaggccttcctctctgtcatccacaaacacacacacacacacacacacagctttaatACCACGTGTGTGTAGATGTCTTCTTTGCTGTACACATTTGCAGTTGCACCTGCGAACTCCAGCAGCTCGTGGGATTGGTCGACTACCAGAGAGGGGTGGAGTTTGCACAGCCTCAGAAGGTGGCAGCTAAACAccctgcagaggaaaaaaagaggaagaggtggaatGAGTCAAGagatcagctgcagcagagttACACTTCTATTCACCTgcatgtgtttacctgtgtaTCTCTTTGATGTATTTGGGAACATTGAGGAGGAGGCTGCTTCTTTCCAGCATCACCAGAATCAAGTGCGCTAAAAGCTTATCATTGGCAACCTaggaaacagacacaaacatcatATCTGTCTCAGAAACCGACACTCAGCATCCAGCTGTTCAatgtgcagaggctgcagcGTTAAACTAATAAGAATATTTCATCTCTTCACCGTGACGACtgtgttgaaaaaaatgtgaaggaGCACTGGGACTGTCTGGGAACACTGAACAACCCTCGGCCAATCAGCAGCCTCAGCTAGCAGCTTATGCAGCGTGCTCAGTCGGTCAATAGTGTCACCTGGGAAGGAAGGAGGGACTTTAAAATACgtctttcatttatttctaaacatttttcaaatgaagATAAGATGAAGAAAAGGTCAACTAGATTGCTATTAAAGTAATAAACCAATTATTTGGTGTGAAGATTTGTATCATAATGTAGAAACTGTAGAAACAACCAGGCAGtgtgttagcttagcataaacaaAGCAAAGAAGCTTCTTCTGATTACCTGAACCTGCTTCCCCTCGaagcaggaagaggaaaagcCCTCTGTAAGACGTGCTGCGAAATGCATCGAGTGATAGGAGGGCACGTCCGCCTGTGTCTGAGATGGGCTGACAGGCtgacctgcaacacacacacacacacacacacacacacacaca
This Labrus bergylta chromosome 16, fLabBer1.1, whole genome shotgun sequence DNA region includes the following protein-coding sequences:
- the mmd2a gene encoding monocyte to macrophage differentiation factor 2a, translated to MDFKMTKFGRFMNSRVPASKRYQPTDYEHAANCATHGLWILPSLVGGSVLYFLSVDQWHCVAAWLYGSGLTGLFVTSTLFHTAAWKISHLRKVEQRFHMCDRMAIYFFIAASYSPWLMLRELGPWACHMRWLIWVMACVGSMYVFLFHERYKLVELFGYVAMGAVPALVILSMVERAGVCELAVGGVFYVVGVVFFKSDGLVPFAHAIWHLFVAAGACIHYYAIWRYLYLPGPLLQTSR